TATAACATCCATAATATGTTTTGGAAATGCAGACACCATAGCTCAAGTCCATCAGGAAGCAATTCTCTTGTTGGCTGCTTTTGTCTCGTCATCTCTAGCATCATGATGCCAAAACCACATGCATCTCCTCTAGTGGAAGCTTCAATCCCCTGCCCATATTCTGTTTGATTGGATTGTTAGAAAAAAGCGTTTCACAATTTGGTTTAACATAAATGCTTAACAAATGAGGAAAtgataataaaaggaaaagttcCATGTAATTCAACCATCATAGAGATACAGATTGAGAAATTGACAAAGGATAAAGTTGAAACTACAGCCAACCGTTGATATTGGTGCACTTCTTAAGAAGTTAAGCAGTAAGAAGAAgcatataaaacaaaaaagaaagggttATATTAGTTGCAGTGGGCATACTATCATGTCTTTGTAAAAAGTAGCTGAGTTATCTTCAACCTTCTAAAAAAGATTAAGCGCCACTTTTATCAAATTTGAAAACCCACTTCAAAAAGTAATTATAGAAGTCTATTTGGAACCCCCCACCCTCCTTCCTTCCTCTCATTATCATTAGGGAATGCAAAATCCATCATTTGTTTCTCTTGAATTTGCTAATTATACATAAGTACAATTACAAAGGTGTCAACATTCTCCACAAACattagaaatgataaaaaactGCAACGGTTTTCTGCTAGACACATCTCAGATAAACAAAACATAGGTGAGAAACTCTAATGACAAGACAAATCCCGCAGCAAACTAAAatcagaaaagagaaaaaaggataAGGCAAGAGACCAACTCTAAAAGAGATTCACATGCTAAAAATACCTTAAGGATATATACAGGTAGGAACTCATTACTATCTCACTCGTACCCATTCAGTAACTACTCACTTTCCAATACCAAGTTCTTTTATAGCATCTCTTAATCGGGCTAAACTGCAAGGTATTATGCCATGGGAATAGGGACAAGTAACTAGATGCTTCCTCAGAAGATCCTGCATTGCATTCATATGTATTAGAGGACTAGAAGTTAGAACCTAGATAGAtggtgaaagaaagaaaggtcaTTAGCCTAtcacaaaacctacaaaatatatttttttttttgataaataagaaagatgtacaaaatataatacatcACAGAAATTGAATATATGCTATAGCTTGCTTCAAGCAGTAAATGATGATAAGAATTGGAGTTAATAATAGCaagatatattttgtttttttatgccAGGGAAACCCGGGGTTTAGGGGGGCGGGGGGAGTAATGAGGACAAGGAAGAGctcaaggaaaaagaagattaaaTATACCAAGATTCAAGAATTGTGGTCTAGTTTTGATGTCGGATCCTCTTAGCACCTTTGATAggttattttaattattagtattGAGTCTTTTAGGTTGAGAAGCTGCTGGATCAGTTTTAATTAAGTTCTATTAGAATaagggcaatttggtaatttcaAGAAATCTGGAATGGGCTGTCCTTGGCCGTACCAAAGGTCCATGAgtcttattttatatttatgtattattaattcttttatgtattattaattcttttatttaattattattaatattccTAGTCATTCTAGGAATAGGTAATTTAGAGTCCATGTCCTACTAGGAAAGGAATAACTATAGCCTTTACATAGAGGCTCTTTTGTGGTCATGTTAGTTTAGAATATGGTGATTCATTAATAAATTCAGCAGCTTATTTTTAAGCTTTGTTTGTTTGATGCAAACTTCTCCAAGGTGTGATGCCAAGGAACCCTAGGTGTGATGCTTAGGAAGACCAATGTGTGATTGCCTagagttttatttatgttattttctatttatccCCTGTTTTAGCCCCAAACAGCCGTCAACATTCATTCTtttctaatctaaatttttaaatagcaATCCTTATTCAAGAATTCATCAAGAAACCTAGTATAGTGTTGAATTTCTTAACGGTCTTGCATcaaattggtatcagagccccaATCAGCACTATGAAAGCATGATAGATCCAAAAAGGCAGAACTATACCTATACAATTGCTCACAGATTTGAAGGGTTACATGCTAGTGTCCTTCACAAAAGCAAAAATTCAAGCAATAGGTTTGATCCTTATAGAAATCCTTATGAGAGACACACTTATCACAATAATGCTGGAGACGCAATGAAGAAAGTTCGTGTAGAAGTACCAAATTTTGCTGGAACAATTGACCCCCATGTATTTTCAGATTGGCTTGCTTCTTTGGAAAGTTATTTTGAGGGGTATGACATGTCTGATGAGAGTAGGGTCAGTTTTGCTATTATGAAATTTATCGGACAAGCTCAGATCTGGTGGAGAGATGTGGAGTATGATTGTCAATGTGCTAGACAGCCTCCCATTGTTAGATGTGATGACATGAAGCAGCAGCTAAAACAAAAGTACTCGCCCTGTGGTTATGAAGATGAGCTATTTGAAAAATTCACTACTCTTAGGCAAGGTAATATGTTAGTAGTTGAGTGTATGAACAAATTCGAAGACCTCAACATTTGGTATAGAGGAATTGAAGATCCACAACAAATCTTAGCCCAATTTAAGTCAGGATTAAGGGCTGAAATTCGTAgccaaataattaaaaaacgaACTCACACAGTTGTTGAGGCATTCCGATTAGCTTTAAAGATTGAGAAGCGTTTGAAGCAGCCCCTTACTGGAAGGTTTTCTTCCCAAGCCAAGAAAACACCTTTGGGAGAGGTTGACCTTAGAGCATCCACTATGCAGCCAAATTACAAAGTCCATACTGACTACAAAGTCAATACTGCTATTGAGTCAAAAGATAAAACTACTTTAGCTGATGATCCCCTAGAATTAGAAGAAGGCATGTCTCTTCTTTTCGTTGTTGGGTGTATTCTTGCTGCACCCAATCAAGATGAGGATTGAAAGCATACTTCAATATTTCAGACCATGGTACGTTGTGGAATTGAAGCCCGGATGTTTATTATTGATGGTGGCAGCgatataaattttgtttctgAGACTACTGTTGAGAGGTTAAAGCTACCAATGGAACCACATCCAAAACCATACAAGGTGGCGTGGATAAATAGTACTTCTATTTTGGTAACTAAACAATGCTTGGTTCCTATTTCTCATGGGCGATATAATGATTCTATATGGTGTGATGTTATTCCTATGACACATATCTTATTAGGTTGCCCTTGGCTCTATGACCAAGATGTGTATCATTGTGAAAAGAATAATACATGTCAATTTATGTTCAATAATGAAACAATTGTATTAAAGCCTATGAGTTCAGGACAAATGAAGCGAAAATGAGAGGTCAAGCCTAAGGATGTTCCTGAAACTCAGAAAAACCTCAAGAATATTGCTGCAACTCAAAAACAAAGAGCTATACAGCCCCAAAAGGAAGTTGAAGAGCTGGTATACGATGCTGATAAGTtagaaaaatttgctaaaagatGAGCAACTAGTGGACCCTAATCAGCAAGTGCAACAGTCAGATCAACATTCAACAAAGTCCATGGAACCAGAAGAACAAGCAGAAGAGTCTAATCAGCAAACTGAAACATCTCGACAACTTGAAGATGATTTAAAACAGAGCAACTTACATGCTTAATGGAGGAAATGCTTGAATCAAAAGAAGATAGCATGATGAAGGAAGAGATAAATGAGATTGTGAAGCCTATTTCAATACTTCAACATGTGCAACAAGTTACGGACGTTCCCATTATTGATTTCGTGATTCCATAAAAGTTTACAGTTCCCATTGGAGAGAAGGATGTTCCATTGTCATCATGGTTTCAAgcaccaaagaaaaagaagaacactCCAAGTCAAGCTTTTGAGTAGACTGGGAAAGAATGGATTTAGATTGGGAAAGAATGGGATTTAGGTTGTAGGGCCTTCAGCACTAGGTGGACCCGAAGAGAATTGTACTGTGATGCTGCAATTCAAGATTGGAGAACGCTTTTTTTGAGCAGAACAGAGTAGGCTGGCAACTGAGGGAGAGGAGAAATTGTGGTCCTAAAgcctttacattttttttttaacttttgggaaaaaaatcagaatttctTAGATTGGATTAAGAAAGCTTGGAGCCTTGGAGAATGGATGTTTATGGGGTCCCTATGTTTAGCTTGTATTAAGCCAAACACTGTGAAGCAGGTATAGAGGAgtaaaaatgtataaatatatGGGAATTTGGATAAACACGTGGAGTATgctaaaatgaaattatatgtTGTGCAGAAGTGTATGTTGCAGTCTCCTGGGAATAGCATCCTCAAAAGGTAAAACAATAAGCCGTGGGTTACTATCAGAATCTGTTAGGCACCTCTAAGGGGCATCTGCCTCAAGAAATGGGGGGAAACTTTCAACAGGTTCTAGACTTAAATATTGCAGCAGATCACATAGAAACTTTGCAGAGGCCAATTTCAAGTTTGGATATCCACTAGATTTATGTGTATTCAAAAAAGCTTGGCCTGTTATCCAATCAAATGTAGTCCATTCCATCCAATCATAATTCAATTCAGGTAGGCTACTTGGAGATGTGAACGCAACATTACTACTCTTGCCCCTAAAGTAAACAATCTTCAAGCATAGGGGATCATAGACCGATTTCTTGTtgcaattttcatttataagtGCATCACAAAGATCTTGGCTAATAAATTTAAAGCACCCTTGAATGATATTATTGGTCCAAACCAAACTTCCTTTTTCCTGGAAAGTGTGCTATTAGTTGATGAATAAGTCCAAGGCAGGCGTACCATCAAGGTGGAAATTAGAAAAGCTTATgatttagtggaatggtggtTTATTATTCAGTGCCTTCAGGTTGCGGGttttcccacaaaatatgtcaATTGGGTGAGGGAGAGTGCATTACCACTCCTAAGTACTTTGTGGATGTAAATTGAGAACTAGCTGGTTACTTTCGAGAAGCTACAGAGTTGAGACAAAGGAATTCATTGTCCCCTTTTTGTTTGTGCTAGCAATGGAGTTCCTAGATCAGACGCTAAAGAAGAGGTTTCTTGGTTGCAAGGACTTCAAATTCCATCTCAGACATAAGAATATGATGCATATTAATCTTTGTTTTGCAAACAACTGAATAATTTTCAGAAGAGCTGATCTACTCCCAGTCCATTTAGTGAAAAGTTTTTAGAAGAGTTTAAAGTGATTTTTGGCTTGGTGATCAATGCTCTAAACGTAAAGTATGTTGTGCAGGTGTATCTACTGATCTAAAGAACCAGATTTTGGAAGCTTGTCAATCTAAGGTAGGTAGTCTCCTAGTTAGATATCTGGGTATGGATCTAGTCCCTGGTAAGCTGAGCTATCATGATTGTAGGCCCCTAATTGAGAAAATAACAAGACTTTGGATGAAAAATTGCCTGGACATTTTAATGTTTATCCTTTGCAGGCAGAGTGCAGTTATTACAATCAGTCTTGTATAGTGTTTCTTTGGGAGGTGAGTGAGTGAGTGTGGCTTTTTCctaggaaatttaaaaaatcaaatgatttatgAAGAAAGAAGCTACACTTCACACAGTTATAAAATAGAGGCAAAATGACAAGGTTGCACTTGTCACATTTTTCATTATTCTAAACAAAATAACGTTTAATAGAGTACAATCTTAAGTGCAACCAAAGCTATATTAAAGAAGACAGCCATTTCATCAAACAGGTTGATCCAAACCACGATACTGACCATCATGGCAATTGAGTATTTGATCTTCTAAAGGGGGAGAGAGGGGAGGGGGATGGGGGAtccatatttattaaaaaatatgaccttattatattttgtaacaACTGCTCTATGCCTAAGTTATAACAATGACATTAAAAGTTGAACTTGTACTAGTTGTGTATAAGCTAGAAAATGAACAAACAATAATTGAATAACACAATATAGAGATTTAACTCCAAAAGTGAAAACCCccgaaaattaataaataaataaacaaataaaagaaaaataagatttcCTAAAGAACATAGGAGGGTAAGAATGAAGATACCTGACAATAAGATGTTGAAAACGTTGCTTCTCTAAATTTCCACCCATTATATTCATATACTGTTAATGAACCCCACTGGAGAATGGAAGACTATCTGCATTTGCTCAacagaggaaaaaagaagagtgTAGCTCAAATAGAGGAAAACTTGATTCAAATATGACCAAAAGGAAATTACAACAAGGAGGTAgaatgaaattcaaaatttgtacAAATGCATCACTCAAAAACCACCCCTTAAAGCTTGGTAACTAAGGTATGAGCAAATGAAAGTTTGTGGTATAATCATATACAATAGCCGGAGTTCCAATGAATGCCAATTGGTTCCTTAACCTCTCCTCATCTCTCAAAGACTATGAATAatgacaaaaaaacaaataaaggcTCAAAAGATACAGCACTACCCCAAGCTAGAAAAAAgcatttatttcataaaaatttcaCTTATGACTCAAAGTCAGATCAAACTAACTAAATCCAAAATTAGAATTGCCATGTATAATGATAAGTCTGCTTCTACTAACGTCCAGAGTAGTGACCTACAAGATGACATAGCATAGGAAGCCATTACATGAAGAAGTTCAAGTAAATACAAACAATtaggaagaaaacaaaagggAGGAAGAAAGGGTAGCATCTTATAGCATGTGTGCTGGATTATGATATAGTCTAAATCATTACAAAAGGAGCTAACATGAAAGGCTCTTCAACTTGCCTCAATTATAGACCTTGAACAGCACAGaaaaaattatagcattttTGAAGGAAATGTGATGTCTGTTTTAATTTGAAGTGAAGGTTTAAAGGTTGGGTGAGAAAAACAAGTGACAAAAAAGTGTGCAAATAGCATTCTTGAGCTAACAACTAtagtataaaattttgaaagtggATCAAAATAGCATAAAATTTCAAGTATTATATGTGTCAAACAACTGTAGTATCATTTTCGAAAGTgcttaataataatgaaaatacatattcccatttcattcaattttaaaattttaactaatattaAGCCAATCAATACTAATAAGCTCAAGAACTTCATCTTTGATATCCAACAAaccatttaaaacaaaaagaaacatacCTCTAAATCTAATCAAGCTCAcactttcattttcaaaatgaatCTCCATTTTCAGGCCTTCTTTGTTAGTCTTGAGTTTTGACAAACTTGAGTTGAGCCTCCATTCTTAAGCTCTCTATTATTCATGACCTCAAGCCGAGTCTCCGTTTTTGGGCtgtcaatattttttacaaatccCTTGGTGTTGATTTCAGTCCGTTCTGTTTACCCTGCCATTGTGTATTGCTTGCAGGTTCTGCCCCCACAAGATTGATTTCAACAGCATGGTTATTCCACAAGGCTATGGCCAAGGAAGCCATTAGATCCTACTAACAACAAAATCTTTGGTAGTGTGTGGGCAAAAGATGACCAATGAAAATGTTAGGGTGGATTTTCTGAATGAAGCTGGGAACTCATTTGAGCGGAATGCAGAAGCCAATGTGCTAAAGAAGAAGTCCTAAGCAACAAGAACCTAACCTAAGTTTAAATTTGAGGGGAGAAAATGGTACATTGAAAGTGGTATCTGGCAAGTTTGAAAAAGATTGCTGCCAATTATAACTGTCAATGAAGGacttttgaaaaatgaatattaatcatttaaccataacAAGAGGGACATAGAGAAGCTGAAGAGATGCCAAGTACTCAGTCTCAGGGTGGTAAAATAATGTTGGCTATGTTTATTGCACAATTATCAAGAGACTGAAACAAATAACATAAGAATCGAGTAGTGGAAAAGGAGGACACAGTTAGATGATCATAATATGTCCACAAAGcattgtttaaaaataataataataacacaatTGGACAATAGTAGAATGCATAAAAATTTATCCagggaaaagaaacaaaaacatgcGTTTTTGAGCAAAAGCATAAAAAcggaaaagagaggaaaaacaaTTATACATAACAGATAAGAAATAGCTGCAATTTGCCTTTAGTTCCAATATATGTTCATCATCCCTAAACTCAATGTTTCACACAGAGTGCCTTccattgctaaaaaaaaaagtaccataaaacattaaaaactgaaaaatcaTATTATCTACAAGTTTCTTGTTTCTAACATATGTGGACAAGGCAGGGTACAACCAAACGCAAACAACCATGAGTTGATTCGATGTATTTATGTCCCATCTAAACCATGATGACATGAAAGAGAATTCAAAAGAATTACTACACCATCATTTAACGAACTTCATGCGCCAAAAATTATTTGGAAAGTctagtatagaaaaaaaataatatttaaagccacattttttgtttctatacACAATACCAGTGCCTATTGAAATTACATTGGGCACATTGATAGATCAACTCTTTACAAGGAATACCACAACTGTCACATTCAGGATGGTCTTTAGCTTCCTCAATGAAAATAAGGGGGTGTGGGTGACACTTAAATGTGTAAGCAACTCAAAACATGTAATTTGGGTATTCCCCTAAAATACAATTGGGATGAGCAGGATAACTGCAATCTGTACAGTAGTAGAACCAATGCTTTGAATCCCTTTCTTCTTCACAAATATCACAGTAATATTCATTGGAATCATCTTCAGCAGTATAACAGAGAGCGAAGGGATGATCATGTTGTCCGTATCTTGTGGTATGTGGTAATGTAGCGCATCTGAAGTCCAAAGCAAACTCACAGGTGGTACAACGAAATATTGGGTAAATTTTGGAATCACAACAACTGCAATTCTGTTTAGATGCAATGCTAGAGAGAATAAGTCGATGCTCATGACCAGGGTGGGTAAGAATGTCTGAGATCAAACTACATTGAACATCGAGACTAAAATCGCATGTCTCACAACCATAGTTGAAGCCATTGCATTCACGCCAACACGCATCACACCAAAATATCTCACTTCGATAAGGTGATGTTGGGAGGAGGGTGAGAGGGTGTTGATGAAGtgggtgtttctttttttggggtaatTTAGCACAAGATTCATGAAGAAAGAAGCTACAATTTACACAACTATAAAACGGAGGGAGAATGGCTCTTACGCACGCATAACATTTTTGGTTATTTAGAACCTCATCATCAGTAAGCTTTAAGACATGCTCATGACTGAAGTGTTCGATTTCTGCAGCTATTTGAGTTCCGTCCTCCCTCGTATTAAATTTGTTGACTTTGTAAGTTACTGAGTCAATCGATTCATTGAGCTGTGGAACTTCATCCTCAACTTTAAATTCCAGCAAATTTATGTCCTCCTTGTTTTCACTGAGAAGGGCACAATTGAGGTGGGCAACGAAATCGCATATGGAGCAATAGTAAAGCCCATAGCGTGTGTCCAGTTTTTGAACACAGAGTTGGCAAAATCGGGGGTCGGGTTGATGGAATTCAAGAGAAGAATGGGTGAGGTGGAGGAGGTGCTTGTGACGCACAACTTTGACTCTGCTTGGAAAATAAGCACATGATCTATGAATCCATAAAGCACATGGTTGACACATATAAGGCATACCTTTGTCTTTGTCTTCTTTGCCGCAAATGTCACAAGTGAAGGTGATCGACTTCCAAAAGGGGGTCAAAGGGTGGTGGTGGAATTCAGCTTCCACCATGGTGGTGGGGGCTAAAGAAGCGCATGTGATGTGAAGGTTGAAGTCGCAGCGGGAACACCGATAAATGTATGGTAAATAACCTTCTTTGTCAACATTTTTGCAGAGTTCGCATTTGTAAAATTGTATCTCGCCATATGAATAACTCCGTGGGGGAAAGAGAATAAGAGGATGGATTGGGTGCAAGGGATGGTGCAACCCAAGGGGTAGTTCTGCACATGATTTATGATAAACTGATTCTGTACAACTGTAGCTAGGACCATAAACTGATTCTCGGCAGCCTTCACACCTTTCTCCCCTTCTCTCGTCTGGATTGAAGAGCAAGGGATGGTTGGGATGGATAAAATGTTGAAGTTGGTGgtggtgctgctgctgctgcatCTAATCTAATCaatcttctttatttatttaattgtatGACCGCATGCAAACAATCACACacatatcatcatcatcatcatcaaatttctttattgtttataaaaataaataaataataagaaaaaaggcataaataataataataaaatcagaGAGAGATAGCaagaaagaaacagagagagtGCGTGATGA
This genomic stretch from Quercus lobata isolate SW786 chromosome 3, ValleyOak3.0 Primary Assembly, whole genome shotgun sequence harbors:
- the LOC115980215 gene encoding uncharacterized protein LOC115980215, with translation IARPPIDPHLEVDHLHLRPLWQRRQRVKVVRHKHLLHLTHSSLEFHQPDPRFCQLCVQKLDTRYGLYYCSICDFVAHLNCALLSENKEDINLLEFKVEDEVPQLNESIDSVTYKVNKFNTREDGTQIAAEIEHFSHEHVLKLTDDEVLNNQKCYACVRAILPPFYSCVNCSFFLHESCAKLPQKKKHPLHQHPLTLLPTSPYRSEIFWCDACWRECNGFNYGCETCDFSLDVQCSLISDILTHPGHEHRLILSSIASKQNCSCCDSKIYPIFRCTTCEFALDFRCATLPHTTRYGQHDHPFALCYTAEDDSNEYYCDICEEERDSKHWFYYCTDCSYPAHPNCILGEYPNYMF